The following is a genomic window from Amycolatopsis sp. BJA-103.
GGGGAAACGTGACCAGGCCACGCTGCTCGACATCGCCGACAACCTGCAGGTCATCCCCGGTGACTACGGCTGGATCGGGAAACCGCCGGAATAGGCGCGGGCGGGCGAAGGTTGTCGACGGCATGACGGACACCTACCGCTCCATCGCGTTCACCGAATACGGCGACTCCGGGGTTCTGCACGTCCTCGACCGGGAGCTTCCCGAGCCGGGCGCGGGCCAGGTCAGGATCGCCGTCCGCGCCGCGGGAGTGAACCCGATCGACTGGAAGATCCGGTCCGGGCTGATGGCCGAGGTGTACCCGTCGACGTTCCCCGCCGTCCCCGGTGGAGACGTCGCCGGCGTGATCGACGCGGTCGGTGAGGATGTGTCCGGCTTCGCCGTCGGTGACGAGGTCCTCGGGCGGGGGAACGGCGGATACGCGGAGTTCGTGCTCGCCGATCCGGCGGGCCTGACCCGCAAGCCCGAGGCGCTGTCCTGGGAACTGGCCGCGGCGCTGCCCGTGGTCGTCGGCACCGCCTACCGCGCGCTCAACCTGCTCGAGCTCGGCGAGGGCGAGACGCTGCTCATCGACGGCGCGGCGGGCGGTGTCGGCACCATCGCCGTCCAGCTCGCCGTCGCGCGCGGGCTCACCGTCGTCGGTACCGCGAGCGAAGCGAACCACGAGTACCTGCGTTCGCTGGGCGCCGTCCCGGTGCGGTACGGCGAAGGACTCGCCGAACGCGTCCGCGAAGTCGCGCCGCAGGGCATCGACGCGTCCTTCGACACCTCCGGTCGAGGCTCGCTGTCGACGCTGGTCGAGCTGACCGGTGGCCCGAAGCGCGTCGTCACGATCGCCGCGCCGGACGCGGCCGACCACGGCGTCCGTTTCACTTCGGGAGGTCCGGCGGAGCAGGTTCCCGGCGCGCTTGCCGAAGGGGCCGCACTCGCCGCCGAGGGCAAACTCGACCTGCCGATCGCCCGGGTCTATCCGCTCGCCGAAGCGGCCGCGGCCCAGGACGAGAGCGAAGCGGGCCACGTCCGGGGCAAGCTCGTCCTGGTGCCGTGACCCTCCCCGCCGCGGCGAGCTGGCGACATCAGGATTCGAGGACCGGCCTGGAAGTCGCGTTCTTCAACGGGCACGACGGCGGTTGGCGAATCAATGGCGCCACGACGGCGGTCGAGGACGGGGAGTCCTGGTTTGTCGAGTACTCGATCGCCGTCGACGCCGCCTGGCACACGCGGCGGGCGGAGATCTCCGGCCGGTCGGCGTCGGGCACCCGGCGCACGGTGCTCGAATCGGACGGCGACGGGCGATGGCGGGTGGACGGCGTCCCGGATCCGCGTCTGGACGGCTGTTTCGACGTGGACCTCGAGTCGTCGTCGATGACGAACACGCTGCCGGTGCACCGGCTCGGCCTCACCTTGGGCGCCGCCGCCGAGGCGCCCGCCGCGTACGTCCGGGCGGGTGACCTCACCGTGGAGCGGCTGGAGCAGCGCTACGAGCGCATCGGCGACCGCGATTTCGCCTACTCGGCACCGGTTTTCGCGTTCTCGTGTGTCCTGCGCTACGACGAGCACCTGCTGGTGGTCGACTACCCGGGCATCGCCGTCCGGCTGCCCTGAAACACGGCCTCTTGACTCGGGCTTCTCAACGGGCGCAGAATTAAACACATGACTAATTCGGCGATCTCCGTGACCGGCCTGCGGGTCGTCCGCGGCGGCCGCGAGGTCGTCAGGGGAATCGGTTTCGAGACGCCGCGCGGCCGGATCACCGGCCTGCTCGGGCCGAGCGGCTGCGGCAAGACGACGCTGATGCGCTCGATCGTCGGCGTGCAGATCGTCGCGGGCGGCGAGGTCACCGTGCTCGGCC
Proteins encoded in this region:
- a CDS encoding putative glycolipid-binding domain-containing protein, with translation MTLPAAASWRHQDSRTGLEVAFFNGHDGGWRINGATTAVEDGESWFVEYSIAVDAAWHTRRAEISGRSASGTRRTVLESDGDGRWRVDGVPDPRLDGCFDVDLESSSMTNTLPVHRLGLTLGAAAEAPAAYVRAGDLTVERLEQRYERIGDRDFAYSAPVFAFSCVLRYDEHLLVVDYPGIAVRLP
- a CDS encoding NADP-dependent oxidoreductase, whose translation is MTDTYRSIAFTEYGDSGVLHVLDRELPEPGAGQVRIAVRAAGVNPIDWKIRSGLMAEVYPSTFPAVPGGDVAGVIDAVGEDVSGFAVGDEVLGRGNGGYAEFVLADPAGLTRKPEALSWELAAALPVVVGTAYRALNLLELGEGETLLIDGAAGGVGTIAVQLAVARGLTVVGTASEANHEYLRSLGAVPVRYGEGLAERVREVAPQGIDASFDTSGRGSLSTLVELTGGPKRVVTIAAPDAADHGVRFTSGGPAEQVPGALAEGAALAAEGKLDLPIARVYPLAEAAAAQDESEAGHVRGKLVLVP